A portion of the Halodesulfovibrio aestuarii DSM 17919 = ATCC 29578 genome contains these proteins:
- a CDS encoding TDT family transporter, with protein sequence MNHPKSIIRVADIPTPTAGLALGIASLGWCWENAAPFHGYAQSTGAAIAAVLLIALLARFVFYPKTLLSDLSHHVLGSVAPTFAMATMVISNTVSKVAPLAGETLWVAAVGIHLIFLAIFIFHQINDFSLHKMVPSWFVPPVGIIVANVSFAGTHFYTFATLLLYFGMIAYAIMLPVMIYRFMFCNEIADAAKPTIAIMAAPASLSLAGYLSMTRTPSALIIALLLGIAVLMTFVLYVAFTKLLRLPFSPAYASFTFPLVIGSTALYKVSAWMNTQGWQQEVVKQVSTLATFELYIATIIVSYVAIRFMLFFFPMGAIMPLFNKEHFVFKTVSTLQTRRRVA encoded by the coding sequence TCTGGGTATTGCCAGCCTTGGTTGGTGTTGGGAAAACGCAGCACCGTTTCACGGATACGCACAGTCAACAGGCGCAGCTATTGCTGCCGTATTGCTCATCGCGCTTCTTGCCCGTTTTGTTTTTTACCCTAAAACGTTGCTTAGCGATCTTTCTCACCATGTTCTTGGTAGCGTTGCACCAACGTTTGCCATGGCAACTATGGTTATTTCCAACACCGTTTCAAAAGTTGCTCCGTTAGCCGGCGAAACCCTTTGGGTTGCTGCTGTCGGAATTCACCTTATATTCCTTGCGATATTTATTTTCCACCAGATCAACGACTTTTCCTTGCATAAAATGGTTCCAAGCTGGTTTGTGCCACCTGTAGGTATTATCGTAGCAAACGTAAGTTTTGCAGGAACTCACTTTTACACCTTTGCAACATTATTGCTGTACTTCGGAATGATTGCATACGCCATCATGCTGCCGGTCATGATCTATCGCTTCATGTTCTGCAACGAAATTGCAGACGCAGCGAAACCGACTATTGCAATTATGGCAGCACCTGCAAGCCTCTCTCTTGCTGGCTACCTGTCTATGACACGCACCCCTTCAGCTCTTATTATTGCGCTGTTGCTCGGCATTGCGGTACTCATGACGTTTGTACTCTATGTCGCATTTACAAAGCTTCTTCGGCTTCCATTCAGTCCGGCCTACGCATCCTTCACATTTCCACTCGTAATCGGGTCAACAGCACTATATAAAGTCAGTGCATGGATGAACACTCAAGGATGGCAGCAGGAAGTAGTAAAACAGGTTTCAACCCTTGCAACGTTTGAACTGTACATCGCAACAATAATTGTTAGCTATGTCGCTATCCGCTTTATGCTCTTTTTCTTTCCGATGGGAGCAATTATGCCCCTCTTCAATAAAGAACATTTCGTTTTCAAAACTGTTTCTACCTTGCAAACACGACGCAGAGTTGCTTAG